TGCCGGGAATGGAGTCCACCAGCGTTCCGTCCAGGTCAAAGACAAAACCCGTTTTCATGGCCTCAATGGCAGAATCCGCGTTCGGAAGTTTCCACGAACTCAATGATTCTCTTCAGGCAGGGATTTTCCGCATAGTCCGAGTTCCGGAGTTCCTCCAGGGCCTCATGAACGGTCAGCTTCTTGTTGACGAAGAGTTTTTTGTAGCACATGCGCACGGCCCTCAGGTCTTCCTCGGAAAATCCGCGCCTCTGCATGCCGATGGAGTTGACGGAGCGCGTCACGGCCGGATGGCCTTCCACAATGGTGTACGGCAGTACGTCCTGGGCCACGCGGGCCATGGCTCCCACCATGGAGTGCTCCCCGATGCTGACGAACTGGTGCACGGCGCAGCAGCCCGCCAGGATGGCGTAATCCCCCACCGTGACATGGCCCGCAGCGGTGGCGAAGCCGGAGAAAATCACATGGTTGCCTATCTGGCAGTCGTGTCCGGCATGGCAGGAGACCAGGAACAGGTTGTTGCTGCCTATCCGCGTGGCGCCGCCTATGTCCGTAGCGCGGTTGATGGTGGCGTTTTCACGGAAGACGTTGTTGTCCCCCACTTCCAGGTAGGTCGGTTCCCCCTGGTATTTCAAATCCTGGCTTTTCAGGCCTATGACGGAAAACGGGAAGAACTCGTTGCCGCTGCCGAAGGAGGAAGGGCCGTCAATGACCACATGGCTGTGCAGCACGCAGCCGGGGCCCAGCTTTACATGTTCTCCGACAACGCAAAAGGGACCGATTTTAACATCATCCGCTATTTCCGCAGTAGGATGCACTACTGCCGTTGGGTGTATTTCTGGCATGGCTGGGGCAAGTATGAAACAAATTCAGGTGATTAAAAGGCTAAATCCCGCTCGGAATGCCTTTTTGTCACATTTGTCCGGAGGAGCTGACATACGCCTCCATCTCCGGAAGCCAGGGAATGAGCAGCACGTACATGATCTGAAGGCACAGGATGATCAGCACCAGCGTCATCACCACCTTGCGGAGGCTAAGGGAGTCATTCAGCACATCCGTGGTGCCCAGCTTCCGGTCCCACGGGGTAAAGCCGAAACGGCGCACCCACCACCAGGAGAAGAACAGGGCCAGCAGCATCAGGGAGGGGGCAAAGCAGCCCAGGCCCAGCAC
This DNA window, taken from Akkermansia muciniphila, encodes the following:
- the lpxA gene encoding acyl-ACP--UDP-N-acetylglucosamine O-acyltransferase — protein: MPEIHPTAVVHPTAEIADDVKIGPFCVVGEHVKLGPGCVLHSHVVIDGPSSFGSGNEFFPFSVIGLKSQDLKYQGEPTYLEVGDNNVFRENATINRATDIGGATRIGSNNLFLVSCHAGHDCQIGNHVIFSGFATAAGHVTVGDYAILAGCCAVHQFVSIGEHSMVGAMARVAQDVLPYTIVEGHPAVTRSVNSIGMQRRGFSEEDLRAVRMCYKKLFVNKKLTVHEALEELRNSDYAENPCLKRIIEFVETSERGFCH